In the genome of Clavibacter sp. A6099, one region contains:
- a CDS encoding lantibiotic dehydratase C-terminal domain-containing protein, translated as MISTLRIDHHAPHKADLIRVLITALAPLSDQPDVRTWWLHRHWKLGPHLLVLVETVSDPLPDTVSLIERAAGAAVRACPSDNPVDPEQWILTSVALGRAELVEGPYGPVRPDNTISWVTDGALDTFIRDEAALEVKGRLTAAGLPVLADASARGEDARTSALIGMMTLATAYPDGGMTRGYLAFLSHWKEFLHWLPAGADIESSWAAAYDEQKDFLDALLRDVATPDDRPGAEAQQWRGWAQEAHDPARDLARRGLVLPYPHADRFDLAKGMGDDLGRRWGGDDDRSYSDFHVQFRKLDFTRLGDSDAFSAYRFTINCFFDLVTLMDVSPLERYALAYFLTRAVEDQTETTWSDIVARGVARQALDPDAHPTLPWRGR; from the coding sequence ATGATCTCGACACTCCGCATCGACCATCATGCGCCGCACAAGGCCGACCTCATCCGCGTCCTCATCACTGCCCTCGCGCCGCTCTCCGATCAGCCAGACGTACGCACCTGGTGGCTGCATCGGCACTGGAAGCTGGGACCCCATCTGCTCGTGCTGGTGGAGACAGTATCTGACCCGCTGCCGGATACGGTTTCCCTGATCGAGCGGGCTGCGGGCGCCGCCGTCCGCGCATGCCCTAGCGACAACCCCGTCGATCCCGAGCAGTGGATCTTGACGTCCGTCGCCCTCGGTCGCGCCGAGCTCGTCGAGGGCCCATATGGACCAGTGCGCCCCGACAACACCATCAGCTGGGTGACGGATGGTGCGCTCGACACGTTCATCCGCGATGAAGCGGCCCTCGAGGTCAAGGGTCGCCTCACCGCCGCCGGCCTGCCCGTGCTCGCGGACGCCTCCGCCCGTGGTGAAGACGCGCGCACATCGGCGCTCATCGGGATGATGACGCTCGCCACCGCCTACCCCGACGGAGGCATGACGCGCGGATACCTGGCCTTCCTCTCGCACTGGAAGGAGTTCCTCCACTGGCTTCCCGCAGGCGCCGACATCGAGTCCTCTTGGGCTGCGGCGTACGACGAGCAAAAGGACTTCCTCGACGCTCTTCTCCGGGATGTCGCCACGCCCGACGACCGGCCCGGAGCAGAGGCGCAGCAGTGGCGTGGCTGGGCCCAGGAGGCCCACGATCCCGCCCGTGATCTGGCCCGGCGCGGCCTCGTCCTGCCGTATCCACACGCCGATCGGTTCGACCTCGCGAAGGGGATGGGCGACGACCTCGGACGCCGTTGGGGAGGGGACGACGACCGGAGCTACAGCGACTTCCACGTGCAGTTCCGTAAGCTCGACTTCACGCGCCTGGGTGACTCCGACGCGTTCAGCGCCTACCGCTTCACCATCAACTGCTTCTTCGATCTCGTCACGCTCATGGATGTGAGCCCGCTCGAGCGGTACGCGCTCGCGTACTTCTTGACGCGGGCGGTAGAGGATCAGACCGAGACGACGTGGTCGGACATCGTCGCCAGGGGAGTGGCCCGACAGGCCCTCGATCCGGACGCGCATCCGACGCTGCCCTGGCGCGGCCGATGA